Proteins found in one Miscanthus floridulus cultivar M001 chromosome 4, ASM1932011v1, whole genome shotgun sequence genomic segment:
- the LOC136551465 gene encoding fatty acyl-CoA reductase 1-like, with translation MVGTMEETSRIPGYFKNKGILITGATGFLGKILVEKILRVQPDVKRIYLPVRAPDAESAKKRVETEVIGKELFGLLRETHGKGFRSFIEEKVVPLAGDIIHENLGVEGPQLSQMTRELNVIVNGAATTNFYERYDVALDVNVMGVKHICQLAKQCPNLEVVLHVSTAYVVGEKQGVILERAFKQGETLRETEAELDIDAELRLARDYQRQVAGDDAEQKNERKAVKELGLARAREFGWPNTYVFTKALGEMMLARELGAVGGVPGVIVRPSIITSIQKEPLPGWIEGTRTIDAILIGYAKQSLSCFLADLQLTMDVIPGDMVVNAMMAATVAHASSSAPADQHKQAPPPTVYHATSSLRNPAPYAVLYRTGLRYFSDHPRVGKDGRPVRTRKVHFFGTVASFTAYMVLRYRLPLELLRLLSLLCCGLLFSRLYADLDRKYRFVMRLVDLYGPFALFRGIFDDANVERLRMAMPVADRVEFNFDPKTVDWDDYFYKIHIPGVMKYVLN, from the exons ATGGTTGGAACAATGGAGGAAACAAGCAGGATCCCTGGGtacttcaagaacaagggcatCCTGATCACTGGCGCAACAGGCTTCCTTGGAAAGA TACTCGTGGAGAAGATACTGAGGGTCCAGCCGGACGTCAAGAGGATCTACCTCCCCGTGCGTGCGCCGGATGCAGAATCAGCCAAGAAACGGGTGGAGACTGAG GTGATCGGGAAGGAGCTGTTTGGGCTTCTCCGGGAGACGCATGGCAAGGGGTTCCGGTCCTTCATCGAGGAGAAGGTCGTCCCGTTGGCCGGAGACATCATCCACGAGAACCTGGGCGTGGAGGGGCCCCAGCTGAGCCAGATGACTCGGGAGCTCAACGTCATCGTCAATGGAGCTGCCACCACAAACTTCTACGAGAG GTACGACGTGGCCCTGGATGTGAACGTGATGGGAGTGAAGCATATTTGCCAGCTGGCCAAGCAGTGCCCGAATCTCGAGGTCGTCCTCCATGTGTCCACGG CCTATGTGGTGGGCGAGAAGCAGGGGGTGATCCTGGAGCGGGCGTTCAAGCAGGGCGAGACGCTGAGGGAGACGGAGGCGGAACTGGACATCGACGCGGAGCTGCGGCTGGCCAGGGACTACCAGCGGCAGGTCGCCGGCGACGACGCGGAGCAGAAGAACGAGCGGAAGGCCGTTAAGGAGCTGGGCCTCGCCAGGGCCCGGGAGTTTGGCTGGCCCAACACCTACGTCTTCACCAAGGCGCTCGGGGAGATGATGCTGGCGCGGGAGCTGGGGGCAGTCGGCGGCGTCCCCGGCGTGATCGTGCGGCCCAGCATTATCACCAGCATCCAGAAGGAGCCGCTGCCCGGGTGGATCGAAGGCACCAGGACCATCGACGCCATCCTCATCGGCTACGCCAAGCAGAGCCTCTCCTGCTTCCTGGCCGACCTCCAGCTCACCATGGACGTG ATCCCCGGGGACATGGTGGTGAACGCGATGATGGCCGCGACGGTGGCGCACGCGTCGTCGTCGGCCCCGGCCGACCAGCACaagcaggcgccgccgccgacggtGTACCACGCGACGTCTTCCCTCCGCAACCCTGCGCCGTACGCGGTGCTGTACCGGACGGGGCTGCGGTACTTCAGCGACCACCCGCGCGTGGGCAAGGACGGCCGCCCCGTGCGCACCCGCAAGGTGCACTTCTTCGGCACCGTGGCCAGCTTCACCGCCTACATGGTGCTCCGCTACAGGCTGCCGCTGGAGCTGCTGCGCCTGCTCAGCCTGCTCTGCTGCGGCCTCCTCTTCTCGCGCCTCTACGCCGACCTGGACCGCAAGTACAGGTTCGTCATGCGCCTCGTCGACCTCTACGGGCCCTTCGCGCTCTTCAGGGGCATCTTCGACGACGCCAACGTGGAGAGGCTCAGGATGGCCATGCCCGTCGCCGACCGGGTGGAGTTCAACTTCGACCCCAAGACCGTCGACTGGGACGACTACTTCTACAAGATCCACATCCCAGGGGTCATGAAGTACGTGCTCAACTAG